In Galactobacillus timonensis, the genomic window GCGATCTTCAATGCGATTCCGGCGCAGCTCAAGATTGCGGTATCGGTTGGTATCGGTCTGTTCATTACATTCATCGGTCTTCAGAACGGTCATGTGATCGTTGACGGTTCGACGCTGGTTACGCTGTTTTCCTTCAGCTCTTCGCTGGCGAACGGTACGTTCAATACGGAAGGCATCACCGTTATTCTGACGCTTGTCGGTACACTGATTACGTTTACGATGCTGGTAAGAGGCAGAAAGGGCTACATGCTCTATGGCATTCTGATTACCTGGGTTCTTGGTATCCTGTGCCAGCTCACCGGTATCTATGTTCCGGATCCGGCCAATGGTTTCTATTCCGTTATTCCGACGGCATTCGTTTCGGCTCCGGCTTCGCTGGCTCCGACATTTATGCAGATGGACTTCAGCTACATTGCTTCGCATACGCTGGACTTCCTGGTCGTTGTCTTCGCGTTCGGCTTCGTTGATATCTTCGATACGCTGGGAACGGTCATCGGCTGCGCAAGCAGAGCGAACATGCTTGACAAGGATGGCAAGCTCGAGGGCATGAAGGGTGTTCTGCTCGCTGACGCCGTTGGTACGACGGTTGGTGCGTGCCTTGGTACTTCGACGGTTACGACGTTCGTTGAGTCTTCTTCCGGTATCAATGAGGGTGGCCGCACGGGTCTGACTTCCTGCACGGTCGGTGTTCTGTTCCTTGCGTCGCTGTTCCTGTCGCCGCTGTTCCTGACGATTCCGAGCTTCGCTACGGCGCCGGCTCTGATTGTTGTCGGCTTCCTGATGGTTGAGCAGGTTGCGAAGATTGACTGGACCGATTATTCTACGGCTGTTCCGTGCCTGATCTGCTTCACGATGATGGCATTCTCCTACAGCATTTCGGATGGTATTGCATATGGCATCATGAGCTATACGCTGCTCAATCTGATCCTTGGCAAGGGCAAGAATATTTCCGGTCTCATGTATGTGCTGACGGTTCTCTTTGTTCTGAAGTATTTCCTGATCTGATCGGCATCAACAATTAAATATAAAAGGCAGCCCCACAGAAGCGGAATCTCTTCGCCCCCCTGTGAGGCTGTTTTTCTAAGGTTTCTCTCCGGTTATTCAGTTTCTTACAGCTTCGAGATCTCGTAAATATTTCGGTTCTCTAGTTTGATATAAGATATAGCTCAAGTTTTGTAGTAAAAATGGCGCATCCCGCATAATGATGGGACTTGCGCCATTTTTTCTGTGTGGTGATATGGATTATATTTTGGGTCAGAGAATTAACACAAATGCGCCAATTATACCTTACCTATGCGCATGACCAGATTGGTCAGACACTGTCTGACCAATTCAAGGATCTCCCTGCAGTGAGTACAGGACAGAAGTTTGTACTTAGCTGGTCGCATTACCTGAAGCTAATGAGAATTGACAATGTGAATGAACGTCACTTCTATGAAATTGAGGCTGCAAAAAACAACTGGAGTTTGCGCGAGCTGAACCGGCAGTACGACAGTGGTTTGTATGAGAGACGAGCGCTAAGCACAGACATAGAAGGAATGCGCAAACTGGCCGAAAAAGGTCAGATAATCGAAAGATCGTCGGATGCAGTTAAAGATCTATATGTGCTTGAATTTTTAGAAATGGAAGAAAAGGCGTCTTATTCTGAAAGTGATCTTGAATCGCATTTAATTGATAATCTGGAGAAATTTCTACTTGGTGCTGGTTATACGTTTGTTGCACGCCAGAAGCGGTCCACATTTCATGAAGACCATTTCCGAGTAGATCTGGTTTTTTACAATCGCTTGATACAATGCTTTGTGCTTTCGGCATCAACAATTAGATATAAAAGGCAGCCCCACAGAAGCGGATCTCTCCGCCCCCTGTGAGGCTGTTTTTCTAGGGTTTTGTTTGTTGTTCGTGTTCTATGTTTCGCCCGTCAGTGCACCTGCTCAAACTGTGCATGATAGAGCTGGGCGTAGAAACCGTTTCTGGCAAGCAGCTCTTTGTGTGTGCCCTGCTCCATGATCTGACCGTGATTCATGACGATGATCTGATCCGCATTCTGAATGGTTGACAGACGGTGGGCGACGATGAAGCTTGTACGGCCCGACATGAGACGGTCAAAGGCTTCCTGCACCTGCAGCTCCGTGCGTGTATCGATGCTGGAGGTTGCTTCGTCGAGAATGAGCATCCGCGGCTTTGCCAGCATGACGCGGCTGATGCACAGCAGCTGCTTCTGTCCCTGAGAGAGGTCATCGTCACGTACCGGCGCATCCAGGCCGTTGGACATCTTTTTAATGAACTCCCAGCTGTGCGACTCTTTGGCGGCAGCGATGATTTCTTCTTCCGTCGCATCGGGACAGCCGAAGGCGATGTTTTCACGCACTGTCGCTTCCTTGAGCCACGTGTCCTGCAGCACCATGCCGAAGTTCTGACGCAGCGAGGCGCGGGAAGCAGCTTTGGTATCCTGTCCGTCGATGGAGATCGTACCGCCGTTGACATCGTAGAAGCGCATCAGCAGATTGATCAGCGTCGTCTTGCCGCAGCCGGTGGGCCCGACAATAGCCGTCAGCGTACCGGGCTTGGCATGGACCGTAAAATCTTGAATCAGCGGCACATCCGGCCGGTATGAGAAGTTCACATGCGACAGATCAACAGCACCCTGTGTCACCGTCAGAGCGTTGGCGGAATCCGGCGTCTCATCCTCCTCATCCAGAAGCGTGAAGATGCGGTCGGCGCAGGCCAGCGAATTCTGCAGTTCCGTAATCACGGAACTGATGTCATTGAACGGCTTCATATACTGATTGGCGTAGGAAAGCAGAACCGTCAGACCGCCAACCGTCAGCGTACCCTTCAGAATATGCGAAGCACCGATCCAGGCAACGGCCGCATAGATCACATTATTGACGGCGCGTGTCGACGGGTTGGTCAAAGAGCTGAAGAAGATGGCTTTGATGGAGTCTTCGCGCAGCTCCTTGTTCAAAGAAGAGAAGCGCTGCGAAGCCCTCTCCTGATACTGGAAGGCCTGCACCGTTTTTTCTGCCGAGATCATTTCGTTGATCAGCGCCGTCTGCCGGCCGCGTACCTCTGTCTGTTTGTGGAACATCGTATAGGAGCGGGAGGCGATGAACCTTGCGACAAAGAAGCTCAGCGGCGTCAGAGCGACGACCAGCAGCGAAATCATTACATCTGTCTGGAACATGAAGATCAACGTCACCGCAATTGTCACGATGCCGGAGAACAGCTGCGAAAATCCCAGCAGCAGACCGTCCGACATCTGATCGGTATCGGCAATGATGCGCTGCACCAGGTCTCCGCTGCTCTGAGCGTCCAGCGTCGAAAGCGGAAGGTGCTGAATCTTGCGGATCGCCTTTGCCCGGATATCCTGAATGGTCCTATAGCAGAGACGGTTGTTTACAAGATTCATGATCCAGGTAATGGCAGCCGTAATTAACAGAAGAATCAGAATCCGGATCAGAATCGTACCGATCGCCGTAAAGTCAACGTTCTTCGGCCCGATGATGTAATCAATCGCCCGCCCGAAGAGAATCGGAATATACAGCTGCAGAATCGCAGAGATACCGGCCGACAGGAAACTAACAACGACCCAGAGCCTGTACTTTGCGATGACTTTGAGCAGACGTGTCAGTGTGCTTGCATGTTTCTTCTGCTTCATGCGGCGGCCTCCTTTCCGTTTGCCGTATCCGGCGTCTGGGAACGATAAATCTCCTGATAGACGGAACAGCTTTTCAGCAGCTGCTCATGGGTTCCGATCCCCGCGAGCATGCCATCGTTGAGCACCAGAATCTTATCGGCGCTGCGAACGCTGGACACACGCTGCGAAACGATGAAGACGGTACGCTGACCAGCCAGGGAGCGGATCGCCTGACGCAGATGCAGATCCGTCGCAAAGTCGAGGGCACTTGCCGAATCATCGAGAATCAGAATCGAAGGATTCTTTACCAGGGCACGGGCAATGGTGAGCCGCTGCTTCTGGCCGCCCGAGAGGTTGCGTCCGTTCTGCTCGAGCATCGCATCCAGGCCGCCCTTCTTGCCGTCGACGACTTCCTTTGCCTGCGCCGTGATCAGTGCCTGGTTGATCTCTTCGTCTGTTGCGCCGGGGTTGCCAAGCTTGAGATTGTCGCGGATCGTTCCTTCAAAGAGCGTTGCTTTCTGGGGAACGATGCCGATCTTCTGCAGAAGATCATTTTGAGGCCAGTCTTTGACGTTGACGCCCTGGACCGATACGGTGCCGCTGCCGGCGTCATAGAAGCGGGGAATGAGATTGACCAGCGTACTTTTCCCCGATCCGGTAGGACCGATGATGCCGATCGTCTCGCTGGCGGCGGCAGTGAAGCTGATGTCACTCAGCACATTGGCGGCGCCGGCGGAATATGTGAAGCTGACGTGATCGAAGGATACTGCCGGAGCATTCGGGTCCGGTGCTTCTTTCATGGCCTCTGCCCAGGTCTGGGAAGGTTTCAGTTCCAGCGTATGCTCGACGCGGTCGGCGCAGGCGATGGAACGGTTCAGCGTAATAATGAGAGACGACAGCTTCAGCAGCTCCACAATCATCTGCGCCATATAGTTGTAAAGGGCGACGACATCACCCTGGGCCATGGAACCCAGATTTACCTGAACGGCACCCTGGCGGATCAGGAAGATGGCCGCAATGTTGATCATGGCATAGGAAGCCGGATTCAGCAGCGCCGCAATTTTGCCCACAAACTCATTGAGCTTCGTCAGCGCTTCGCTCTTGTCGTCGAATTCTTTGACTTCCCTTTCTTCGGCCCGGAAGGCGCGGATAACACGGACACCGGTCAGGTTTTCGCGGGTCGTGGTCGTAAGGGAATCGAGTGCGCGCTGCGCCTTTTCATAGAGCGGGATGCAGGTCCGCATAATCCAATAGAAAACAATCCCCAGCAGCGGCACCGCAATCAGGAAGATAAGGGCACACTGCACATTGAGCGTAAACGCCATAATGACGGAGCCGAACACAATGAACGGGCTGCGCAGCAGCAGGCGCAGGCCCATGTTGAGACCGGTCTGAACCTGGTTGATATCGCTGGTCATGCGGGTGATCAGCGTGTCACTGCCCTGTTTGTCCAGATCCGCATAAGAAAGATGCTGAATATGGTCAAAGAGCGCCTGACGCACGTCACTTGCGAAGCTGACGCTGGCATTGGCCGCAAACCACTGCGCAACGAAGGAAAAGCCCATGCCTGCCGCCGCAAGAATGATCAGGATCCAGAACTGCTTCACAAATACCGAAGGATTGTTTCCGGCGACGCCATCGTTGATAATGGCGGCGACAGCGATCGGAACCATCAGATCCATCAGCGCTTCCAGCAGTTTGAACAATGGCGCCAGTACCGCCTGTCTGCGGTAGGGCCGCAAATATGGTTTCAGCAGGGGAAACCGCCCGTTTTTTCGATTACTCATATCATCTATATCCCGGCCCTCATCTTAGCATCGCCACTATAGTGAAGGAATCACAAATTCCGCCATTTCGCACCCTTTTCGAAAACGAAAGATGGGGAAAATGCTATGCTGTAGATAGGGATTTTCATTGCAGGAAGGAATAAATCGTATGGTTTCCAAGAAAACAAAGGATTCTGTATTTCTGACGCAGTATGATCGCTATCTTTTTAATGAAGGGCGCAACTATAAAATCTATAAGAAAATGGGTGCACATCCGGCCGTCGTGGACGGCGTCAGAGGGATGCACTTTGCGGTCTGGGCCCCGCATGCCCAGCGGGTATGCATCGTCAGTGACCGCAATGGCTGGAACAGCGACGAAGATAATATGAAGCTGCTGGAGACCAGCGGTATCTGGGAAGGCTTTGTCCCGGATATGGGGCTGGATGAGAATTACAAGTTCGCCATTCATACGCGGGATGGCCGTGTTTTTCTGAAGGCGGATCCGTATGCGTTCCATGCGCAGCTGCGTCCGGATACGGCCAGTGTGACAGCGGACATTGACGATTATCCGTGGCAGGATGGCCGGTGGATGAAGACACGGGCGGCGCAGAATACATATTCCGCGCCGATGGCGATCTACGAATGCCACCTCGGCTCCTGGAAGAAGCGGGGCGAGGGTGAGAGTGATTTTCTGACATATCCTGAGCTTGCCCGTGAGCTGGCGGATTACTGCAATTACATGGGTTATACGCATGTGGAGCTGATGGGAATTGCGGAGCATCCGTTTGACGGATCCTGGGGCTATCAGGTGACGGGCTACTATGCGCCGACGAGCCGCTATGGTTCGCCGCGTGAGTTTATGTATATGGTGGATTATCTTCACCAGCACGGGATCGGTGTGATTCTGGACTGGGTGCCGGCACACTTCCCGAAGGATGCGTTCGGTCTCGCTGATTTTGACGGTGAGCCGCTGTATGAGTATCCGGACAAGCGGATGGGTGAGCATCCGGACTGGGGAACGAAGATCTTCAACTATGGAAAGAATGAGGTGAAGAATTTCCTCATCGGCAATGCCCTGTACTGGTATGACGAATATCACATTGACGGTCTGCGCGTGGATGCGGTCGCTTCGATGCTGTATCTGGATTACGGGCGCAAGGCCGGGGAATGGGTGCCGAACAAATACGGCGGCAACGGCAATCTGGATGCGGTCGAGTTCTTCAAGCATCTCAATTCCGTGATCCGCGGCCGCAACGACGGCACCATCATCATCGCCGAGGAGTCCACAGCCTGGCCAAAGGTGACGGAGAAGCCTGAGAACGATGGCCTTGGCTTTACGTATAAGTGGAATATGGGCTGGATGCACGATTTCCTGGACTACATGAAGCTGGACCCGTATTTCCGCAAAGACAATCACAATAAGATGACCTTCGGCATGAGCTATGCGACCAGTGAGAAGTTCATTCTCGTTCTGTCGCACGATGAGGTTGTGCATCTGAAGTGTTCGATGATCAACAAGATGCCCGGCTACGAAGCGGACAAGTTTGCGAATCTGAAGTGCGGCTATCTGTTCATGTTCGGTCATGCGGGCAAGAAGCTGCTGTTCATGGGCCAGGACTTTGGTCAGTCGCATGAATGGGATGAAAAGAAGGAGCTGGACTGGTGGGAGTGCGATAAGCCTCTGAACCATGATCTGCAGAATTATTTCCGTGATCTTCTGCATCTGTACCGGAAGTATCCGGCGTTCTATGATCTGGATGATTCGTGGGACGGTTTCCAGTGGATCAATGCGGATGATAATACGCGGTCGATCTTCTCCTTTGTGCGCCGCGATCGTACGAAGGAAAATTCGCTGCTGTTCGTAATCAACTTTACGCCGGTTGCGCGTGATGACTATATGGTCGGCGTTCCTGAGAAGGGAACGTATGATCTGCTGTTCAATGAACACGGTCTTCTTGAAAAGCCGCAGCACTTCAAGGCTGCTGCCGGAGAGTGCGATGGGCAGCCGCTGCACGTGAGCTATCCTCTGCCTGCCTATGGCTGTGCGGTGTTCCGTTTCCATAAGCCGGTACACAAGAGTACAAAGAAGGAAACAACACCGAAGAAAAACGGATAAAATAGGCGGCATAAGCCGCAGGAATGCGGATAGAAACGAGGGGGAACGATGAATCAGGAAGCGATGCGGTGTCTTCTGTGTCCGGTTCCGATGTGCAGCACGAAAGGATGTCCGATCCATACACCGGTGCCGCAGGCAATGAAGCTGTACCGGGAAGGAAAGCCGGATGAGGCGGGAAAGCTGGTGTTTGATAACAATCCTCTTTCGGCGGTGACGTCGCGGATCTGTGACTGGCAGCGCTTCTGTTACGGGCATTGCGTTTTGAATGCGAAAAAGCAGCCGGTGCGCTGGTATGAAATTGAGCAGGAGATTTCGGCCGCTTACCTGAAGAATCATCATGAGACAAAGTCTCCGGAAACAATCGGTACGGCTGCCATCATCGGCGGCGGGCCGGCCGGTATTGCGGCGGCGATCCGTCTGGCAAGGCAGGGCGTCGCAGTGACGATCTACGATCAGATGGAGCGGGTCGGCGGGGTGCTGCGTTACGGCATTCCTGAGTTCCGTCTGGAGCGTACCTATGTGGACAGTCTGGAGCGGATTCTTCTAGAGCTCGGCGTCCACTTCGTGGGTCATACGAAGCTTGGCAGCGACTGTTCGCTGGACAGTCTGATGAAGCATTATGATGCGGTTCTGCTGGCGGCGGGCGCTGAGAAGGCGCGGACGCTGCGGATTCCGGGCGAGACGCGGCCGCATGTGTTCTATGCGGTGGAGTGGCTGAAGAAGCCGGATGCGTCGGTGCTTGGGGATCATGTGATCGTCATCGGCGGTGGCAATGTGGCAATGGACGCATGCCGTACGGCAAAGCGGATGGGACGCGACGTTCAGGTGTTCTACCGCAAGACATTCGAGAATATGCCGGCCAATCCGCTGGAGGTTGCGGAGGCGCAGAAGGAAGGTATTCCGTTCCATGTGTTCCAGGCGCCCGTCGAGGTGCGGGGACACAGCGTCGTTTTCCGTGATTGTGAAAATGATCAGGACGAACATGGCAAGACCGTGACCCGGATCCTCGATGGTACGGATCATGAGGTGAAGTGCGATACGCTGCTGGTTGCGGCGGGAGAAAGCGTGGACTACAGTCTCTTCGGCGATGTGAAGCCGCAGATGGATGAAAGAGGCTGGCTGAAGACAGGCGAACACGGAAAGATCGAAGGTCTTGCCAATGTGTTTGCGGCCGGGGATTTCCTGCTGGGTGCCAGGACGGTCGTTGAGGCTGCCGCAACCGGCAATCAGGCGGCCGACGGCATGCTTGAAGTAATCAGGAATAAGGCAAAGGAGGCATAACGATGGGTGAACTTTTGACTCAGCTTCGCAAGGAAAACATGCAGGCAATGAAGGATCACGATACGGTGAAGAAAGGTGTTCTGAGCCTGGTGATCAGTTCCATTGCGCTGGCGGAAAAGGAAGGCGGAAAGGTACTGACCAAAGACGAGGAACTGACCTATGTTCAGCGTGAACTGAAGCAGACGCGTGAGGCGCTGGCTGAGACGCCGGCAAGCCGCCAGGATCTGATCGATGAGACAAACAGGAAGATCGCGATTCTGGAAAGCTATCTTCCGAAGCAGATGAGTGAGGATGAGATCCGTGCTGCGATCGAAAAGATCATAGCTGAGAATAATCTGGAACCGGTCAAGAAGAGCCAGGGTGTGATCATGAAGTCGATGATGGCCCAGTACAAGGGAAAGATCGACGGAAAAATGGTGAGTAAGATCCTTGGCACGATTCTGAAGTGACATATTAATCGACAATTGACGCTGCGATTCATGGGGGATGCGAAGGCATTCCCTTTTTCATCCGATGTGTCTCGGACTTTACGATGCCTTCAGAAAAAGTGCATATAATAAGTAGGTTCTTATAAGGGGGAGTAGTTATGCAGTTGTTGATTTACATTACAAACCATGAAGATACGGTTCGCCCGATCATGGAAAAAATCGCCGCAAACGGAATCAAAGGTGCGACGGTCGTTGACTGTGAAGGGATGCTCAAGTCGCTGAACGAGGACAGTGTAGATGCGCCGGCGATTTTCGGTGGTCTGCGTCAGTTTGTCAATCCGGGCCAGGCAAAGAATAAGATGATGTTCATTCTGCTGAAGGATGAACAGATCCAGACGGTTGTGGATGCGATTCACGGGGTTGCCGGTTCTCTGCAGAAGCCGAATACGGGCATCGTGTTTACGGTTCCTGTCACGAGATGGGAAGTGACCAAGGCATGAATACGCTGTTCTATGTAGCAGTCGCCATGGTCGCCGGCCTGCTCATGACGCGGCTGACGCGTCTTGTGAAGCTGCCGAACGTGACGGCCTATCTGATTGCGGGCGTTGTGATCGGCCCCTATGTTCTGAAGCTCATGGATGCGGATACGGTTTCTTCGCTGAGCATCATCACGGAGGCGGCGCTCGGTTTCATCGCCTTCTCGATCGGTGATCAGTTCAAGAAGTCGACTCTGGTCGCCATTGGCAAGCCGGCTTTGATCATTACGGTTCTTGAGTCGGCAGGTGCTGTTGTTGTGACACTGGCGGTGACGCTGCTGCTTGGCTTTGATCCGGTTGTCTGCGTGATGCTGGCGGCACTGTCTGCTTCGACGGCACCGGCGGCGACGCTGCTGGTTGTGCGTCAGTACAAGGCGGCAGGACCTCTCACGAACATGCTGCTGCCGGTGGTTGCGGCGGATGATGGGACGGGTCTGATTGCGTATTCGATCTGCGTCAACGTTGCCCTTGGCATGATCAATCACAATCCGTTCTCGGTAACGAATACGATTCTGCTGCCGCTGCTGCAGATCGTTTTGGCGCTGGCGATCGGTGCGGGCCTTGGCGTTCTGCTGGCTTTGACGCACCGTTTCTTCCGTTCGCATACGAACCGGATGTCCTTTGTGATTGCGATGGTGTTCATTGCGCTTGGCATTGCGGATCGTCTGAGCCTTTCCAATCTTCTGATGTGTATGGCAATGGGCGCCGCCTATGTCAATCTAAGCAATGATGCGGAGCGGGTCCTTGGTTGCATCGATGACTGGACCTATCCCCTGTTCATGCTGTTCTTCGTACTGTCGGGTGCGTCGCTGAATGTGACGATCATTACGAAGGTTGGCCTGATTGGTGTGACGTATATTCTGACCCGTTTCGGGGGCAAGTTCCTGGGCTCCTGGCTGGGCGGTACGATTACGCATCAGCCGGCGGTGGTCAAGGACAATATCGGCTGGGCACTGATGCCGCAGGCCGGTGTCGCCATCGGTATGGCTACGATGGCTCTGCAGCAGCTGCCGCTTCAGTACGGGCAGCAGATTCAGACCGTTGTCCTGGCGGCGACGCTGGTGTATGAAATCATCGGTCCGCTGGCTACCAAGAGTGCTTTGAAGCGGGCTGGCGAAATTCACGCTGAGTAAGACCTGTCTGATGGAGGAATTGCGACGGAATGATCTTCTGCCGCAGTTCCTTTTTTCGTGGCGTAAGCCGGAAGGATACGATAGAGTGATAACTGTTGGGAGAATCTGTATGAGTGAAATGGAAATCAGTCAGGAACAGCAGCAGTTTCTGGAACGCTTCTTCACTGCCGCTGTAAATGTCTATGGAATGATCGATTTACGTACCCTTTGGAACGTATACATGTCCATTAAGATGAGTGGAAATACGGAGATCGTTCCACTGCACCGTTCGACGATGCTGGCGTACATCGATGAGGCATCCTCCTCTTCCCATCCCTGGAGAGTGATGGAAATCAATGAACTGGAGCCGGAAGAGACTCCGGAGGAAATGAAGCGGGTGCTGGTTGAAAGCGGCATCGGCAATCATACGGCGAAGGATCTTGATCTCTACCATTCGGTGATTGCGGCCCGCAGGGGAAAGAAAGTATCGGTGCCGGAGGATTTCTTCAGCTATGCACAGTTTCTGCGCAATCGTCAACAGGAGGATCTGATTCTGTTTCTGATGAACCTGAAGGTAAGTGCTGTGGAAATCAGTGACGTCAGGGATCCGGATCATAAGATCGCGACCGAAAATCGCGGCAGCCGTCTGCAGGATCTGACCTTTGCTACGGTGGAGGTGAAGAACTGGTTCGGTGATCATGGGCCTGGCGCTGTGGAGGAACGTCCGGGTGGGCCGGCTGTGCTTCTGTTCAATACGGTGGACTGGTCGATGCGCTCGGGCTACCTTACGCCGGAAAAGAGTCTGAACTATCTTGCGGATGCGCTGCAGCTGATGGGAATTGTTCTTTCGAAGAAGGATGCGCGTGAACTGCACCGGCTCTTCAGTGACTTTGCCCGTGTGACGCCTCTGTGGAGGGAATGGGGCGCTTCTGCAAAGGATCTGCAGGAAACAGGAAACTGAGCAGTGGAAAAATAACGAGTGAAAGAAAAATCCGTCAGGAACCGCAGCAGTTTCTGGAAACATTGTTAACGGCCGCTGCCAATGTCTATGGAGACATTGATCTTTCTTCGCTGTGGGATATTCAGGTCAATACTCCTGGTAAATATGCCTGCATATACAATCCGGACTACAGGCAGTTATGACAAATACAGAAGTACAGTTGGGAAGCGGAAGAGATGGTACGCAGCCCGACTTTTTCTATGCTCTGGCCAGCGTTGCAAAAGACGAGGGAAAATATGATCAAGATCAAAAAAATCCATGAGCTTTGGAGGACGCGTATGGAACTGCCAAGGAAACAATATTTAGAGAAACTGATTCGAAAGAAAGACAACGGCCGGATTAAAGTGATCACCGGTATCCGCAGGTGTGGGAAGTCATATCTGTTGTTGAATCTGTACCGCACTTACCTGCTGGAAACCGGGGTGAAAGAAGACCAGATTATTTCACTTGCATTGGATGAACTTCAAAATGCGAGATACAGAAATCCTTTTGAGCTGGATCGATATATCAGGGAAAAGATCCGGAATTCCTCCATCAGATACTATGTGTTTATTGATGAAATTCAGTTTGTTGGGGAGGTGGCAAACCCGTATCTGAATGATCCGGATGAAAAAATCACATTCGTTGATACACTGCTTGGCCTGATGAAACTGGCGAACGTGGACATATATGTTACAGGCAGTAATTCAAAGATGCTTTCTACCGATATTTTGACCCAGTTCCGGGACAGGGCAGATGATATTCGTGTATATCCTCTTTCTTATGCGGAGTTTTATGATGCCTATGAAGGAGACAAGCGCAGGGCATGGCCCGATTACTATAGCTA contains:
- a CDS encoding GatB/YqeY domain-containing protein codes for the protein MGELLTQLRKENMQAMKDHDTVKKGVLSLVISSIALAEKEGGKVLTKDEELTYVQRELKQTREALAETPASRQDLIDETNRKIAILESYLPKQMSEDEIRAAIEKIIAENNLEPVKKSQGVIMKSMMAQYKGKIDGKMVSKILGTILK
- a CDS encoding P-II family nitrogen regulator, with product MQLLIYITNHEDTVRPIMEKIAANGIKGATVVDCEGMLKSLNEDSVDAPAIFGGLRQFVNPGQAKNKMMFILLKDEQIQTVVDAIHGVAGSLQKPNTGIVFTVPVTRWEVTKA
- a CDS encoding cation:proton antiporter, producing MNTLFYVAVAMVAGLLMTRLTRLVKLPNVTAYLIAGVVIGPYVLKLMDADTVSSLSIITEAALGFIAFSIGDQFKKSTLVAIGKPALIITVLESAGAVVVTLAVTLLLGFDPVVCVMLAALSASTAPAATLLVVRQYKAAGPLTNMLLPVVAADDGTGLIAYSICVNVALGMINHNPFSVTNTILLPLLQIVLALAIGAGLGVLLALTHRFFRSHTNRMSFVIAMVFIALGIADRLSLSNLLMCMAMGAAYVNLSNDAERVLGCIDDWTYPLFMLFFVLSGASLNVTIITKVGLIGVTYILTRFGGKFLGSWLGGTITHQPAVVKDNIGWALMPQAGVAIGMATMALQQLPLQYGQQIQTVVLAATLVYEIIGPLATKSALKRAGEIHAE